tctgctcctggccccCCGACAAGACCTCCTGCCACCCCCTCCCTATCGACACTGAGGGTGCGTgggcgccgcggggcgggggtGGGCAGGGCGGGGGTGCCAGCCCCGCACATTCCCGTGTCCCGCTCCCCCAGGGGACGAGAGCGAGATCCAGGGCGCCTTGGAACTTCACACCTACAAGTCGTACCAGTGGCTGGGAGCGTCCGTCACCAGCTGGAACGGCACACTGGTGGTGGGTGCATGCGGGGGGAATGTGGGCAGCCGTGGGTGGCGGCGGGGCGGGCACGCAGCCTGAGCCATCGCCGTTCCCAGGTCTGTgcccctctgcagcactggaacGCGATGGAGGGGCAGCAAGAGGCGTTCCGCACCCCGACGGGCACCTGCTTTGTGTGGAGACCGGGGCAGCAGCGCACGGTCTGGTACTCGCCCTGCCGCGGCCAGACCATGGCCAGCACCTACCGCGAGTGGAAATACGGTGAGGGGGGACCGGGGAGCGGGGATGCCGCCAGACCCGCGTCCGTCTGACCCTGCCTTGTGCCCTCAGTGCACGACAATCGCTACTGCGAGATCGGCTTCAGCGCCGCTGTCACCCCGGTGAGAGGGAACTTGAGGGGCTTGAGGGACTCGAGGGACTCGGGGGGCTCGAATATGTTTGGGGGGATCGGGGGACGGCGCCCCGGGGTGCCCCTCGGGATACCCAAGGGGTGCTGATAGAGATGCAGAGGGTGTGGCCAGGGTGGTACCTGGGTCACGGCGGGGGGTGTTGGGGTAGGGATGCTGAGATGGAGGATGCTGGAGTGGGAATTCCGGGAAGAGTGGGGGGAATGTTGGGATGGGGGTGCCAggatgggagctgctgggctggaataTGCAAGGATGGGGAATACTGGGGTGGGAGATACTTGTGTGAGGATGCTTTGGGGGGATGCCAGAGTGCCCCGGGGTGGTGCTGAGCCAGCTCCTCCCGCAGGCCGGGACGCTGGTGCTGGGTGCCCCCGGCGGGTACTATTTCACGGGTGAGTCCTTCCTGCCGGCGTTGCCACCCTGGCTGGTGCTCCCGGGGTACTCCCTTTGGGTGGGCACGGCGGGAGGACGCCACCACGGATGGGTACCCCATAAGTCCCACCCACAGTGGCACTGGCtgcccagagccacagccccGGGCATGTGGCTGCGGGTGCCCCGTCAGTGCTGGTGCTCTCTGCCGCGATGTCACCCAGGGCTCGTGTACTCGGTGGAGCTGGACGACATCCTCAGGCGCTTCCAAAATAATaccctgctgtggctgggggCCCCCGGGCGCCCCACGGAGCTGATGTCTTGGGCCTTCGAGGATGGGTACCGGGGTGAGCAGCGGGCGCGGGGACCCCGCCCCACTGCCGGCTCCTGCTGGGATACCCCGGGGTCACCAATGCACATCTCCCTGCAGGGTACTCGGTGGCTGTGGGCGAGTTTGATGgcaaccccaaaaccaaaggTAGGGCTGGGGGGTGCAGGGAACAGGGGTTGATAGGCCTGGGAAACCCCGGGGCTCCAGAGTGACCTTGCTTCCCTTCCcgaggggacaggacaggttGTGTGCCAGGTCAGGGGTCTCATCCATCTCTGTGCCCTCATGTCCCCATGTCGCACCAGGGCtatccctgtgcccaccccaaTGCCAGGGGTATCCCCCTGCCCCCCTCAATATCCCAATGGGGACACTCAGGGCTCTCATCCCTCACAGAGTACGTGGTGGGGGTCCCCAACAAGAGGAACACGATAGGTGAGGTGAGTACTGTGAAGTGCCCAGTGCCGGTgtctggggacaccaggggacaccacCATTTGTCATCCCGGGCTGGGCCTGGCGtctgacactgccctgggcaggtggAGATCTTCACTGCGGGGAACACTCTGCGTTGGCTGCGGGGCATCCCCAGCGAGCAGGTAcccctgtcctgtgccacccccagcacccccggTGCTTCACAGCACTCCTGCCCCCATCCCATagccccccagcacccccctgctcccccagcctcccCGCCCACTGTGCTCCTGGCAGCCCCCGGTGCCACCCTCTTACCCTGACCCTTTCCAGGTGGCTTCGTACTTCGGGCACACGGTGGCAGTGGCCGATGTCGATGGGGACGGGTGAGAGCAGGGACAGTCgtcccctcctcctccatggggacacccaggggtgctgcCCCGTGCCCGGCACACCGCTGGGTGCTCCCAGCCTCCAAACCTGCGGACCTGACCCTGACCCCGTGCCGGGCACAGGCGGGACGACCTGCTGGTGGGTGCACCCCTGTACATGGCCCGGAGCTCCGACGGGCAGCGCAGCGAGCTGGGGCGCCTCTACGTCTACCTGGGGCGGGGACGGCAGCCCCTCACCGGGCCCCCCCAGACCGTGACGGGCATCCACCCCTACGGCCGCTTCGCCGCCGCCATCGCCAGCCTCGGGGACCTGGATAAGGACGGCTTCGGAGGTAAcagcgcggcggggcggggaggaGGATGTGCcttggggaaactgaggcaggagagCGCGGGTGGGTGCTCACGTCCTATCTGTCCCCAGACGTGGCCGTGGGAGCCCCGCAGGGGGGTGACAGTGGCAGCGGGCAGGTCTTCATCTTCCGCGGGCAGAGCGAGGGGCTGGCGCCGGTGCCCACCCAGCGCCTCAACAGCCCCttccccggccccgccgccttCGGCTTCGCGCTGCGGGGTGCCACCGATCTGGACGGCAACGGCTACGCAGGTACAGCCCTGGCACGACACCGCCCTGCCACCCCGGTGTCaccaccccagtgtcaccacccCGGCACTGATCCTCTGCTTGTCCCTGCAGATCTGCTCGTCGGAGCTTACGGGGCGGCCAAGGTGGCCGTGTACCAGTGAGTGCGCGTCCCTGCGGCGGCCCGGGGCTCCTTGTTGGGTCCTCTGGCACCTCaacaatgtccccatgtcccagggGACTACCCGTGGTGGTGGCCCAGATCCAGCTGAGTGTCCCCGACGGGCTGCACCCTGAGAACCTGAACTGTGACCTGTCCAACTCCAGTGTTCGTGTCAGCTggtgaggggacactgccatAGGAACACTATGGGGACACCACCGTAGGCACAGGACAGGGCCCTGAGCCCCTGTTGGTGTTGTCTCCCCGCAGCTTCCACGTGGTGTTCTGTGTCAGTGTGAGGGGCCAGCACCTCCCTCAGAGCATCCGTGAGtgcctgtgtcacctgggggtaCCGCTGTCGCACGGGCACTGCTGGGGTGTCACCGCGGGTGTCACCACCCTCCTATTCCCCACCAGACctggaggctgagctgcagctggaccGGCTGAAGCCCCGGCCGTCACGGAGAGTCCTCCTGCTGAAGGGACACCAATCGTCAAAGCAGAAGGAGCTGGTGGTGGCACCGGGGACACCCCCTGTGTGCAGCAACCTCACCGCCTACCTGCGGGTACGGGCAGAGGAACAGCGGGGCAGAGGGCGGGGACAATCCATGGAGGGTGGGGGACAGGAACGGGGATGTGGCATCTCCAACCaggttggggacagggattggggatAACGGTGTCTCTCTGTCCCAGGAGGGTAGGTaacagggatgggagcagtggTGGGTGGGGGCCCTGGGTTGGACACAGGGTGCCCTCCATACTGCTCTGCCCATGCGTGTCTCCAGGACAAGGCTGAGTTCAAGGACAAGCTGAGCCCAGTGGCCTTGAGCGTGGCCCTGACACTGCCCAAAGAGTCCCCGGGGTTGGTGCTCTACGGGCGGACCCTGGTGCAGGCACAGGTAGGGGGGACGTGGCTATGGGGTGATGTCACCATTGTGACACCAGGTGGGCTCATCCccacagctgggccagggcacaTATGGGTACCCCCAGCCTGggtgtgctcagcactgggatcctcagcctgtgccagtgtcctCAACACCCCCCTGGGACAttgctccccttcctccccaccacTGTCCCCATTTTCCACTGGAATGTGcccccacactgtccctgccaCTCCCTGGCATGTCCGTCCTGTTCTGCCCTCTGTGCTTGCTCCTcagtccccagtccctcccctgGATGTCCTCTCTGtacccagcactgtccccattcccaaacccgAGAATGTTCCTCTGTTCCCTCTGCCATCCCCAATCCCTCCCCAGGATGTGCCCCattgtccctgctccctccttgGCGTGTCTCAGTGTATGTCCCCAGATCGTGCCCCTGGATGccctctctgctgtccccattCTTCCCTCTCCGAGATGtcacctccctctcctccatccccggTCTCTCGCTGTCTCCTGGAATGTCCCCTCTGGCCCCTCCACCAGCCCAGTCTCTCCCTAGGATGTCCCCCCCGTgccccctgctgtccccaatgaCTCCCCCTCCCACACCTCACCGTGGATGGGGGagtccccctgtcccctccctgtccccctcccagACCCACATCATCCTGGACGACTGTGGCGATGACAACCTCTGTGTCCCCGACCTCCACCTCGCCGCCGACACGTGAGCAGCAGGTTGGGGGTGGGAGGGTGAGGGAGCGCTCGGTGTCCCCGTGAGGTgctgagccctgtccccatgtcccccagccccagccaacGCCTGCTGATCGGGGAGGAGGCCGCGCTGACCCTGCGCGCCAACGCCACCAACGCGGGTGAAGGCGCCTttgaggcagagctgagggtgCAGCTGCCCCCCGGCACCCACTACCAGGCTGCCCGCAGCACCATCCCGGTGGGTGACAGGGGTTGGGGGGGCTCATATTCTGTTCTTGGTGGTGTCTGGGGTGGGGGGCTCGTGGCCTGCCCTTGGTGGCCGTCACTCTCTTTGGGGGTGCCCAGTGGTGATGGGTGTCAGGGgatgcccagcacagggagtaACCCAAATTGGGTGGCTCACACTGTGTCCTTCATCCCCATCATGGGAATTGTCCTCCATGGGGCTGCCTGGTGGGGATGGGTGCCCAGGGATCCTGGGTGTGGGGGTTCATGTCCTGCCCTTGAGTGGCTGGCACTCTCCACAGGGTCCCCACTGGTGATGGCTGTTCAGGGGTGTCCAGGGTGTGGGGCTCAAGCCCTGCCCTCAGCTCATGCAGGTGCCCATGacgtgtccccatcccatgtTCCCACCCCACAGGGGCAGGAGAAGCTCAGCTGCAACCCCAAGAAGGAGAATGGGACCTACATGGTGCTCTGCGAGTTGGGCAATCCCATGAAAGCGGGGGCCCGGGTAAGGGGATGGggggtccctgctgtgcctgtcaCCCACTGGGGCTGGTCACCCACCTGCccctctctgctgtccccagatcACTGTGGACATGGAGCTGAGCGTGTCTGGGCTGGAGGACATGGGGGAGGCCATCAGCTTccatctccagctgcagaggtgaCACCCTGCTGTGCCGCTGTCCCCCACCCACTGCTGGGACACGAGCACCTCAGATTCAGTGTCCTCAGCGTGTCCCCAAACTCAGTGTCCATCCCTCGTCtcactgtgtccccacagcaAGAACAGCCTCAGCCACAGCAATGCGTCCGTGACGGTGACAGTGCCCgtggaggcagaggcagagatggAGCTGCGAGGGTGAGGGtctgggggacatggggataaAGAGGGACAAAGGGGGACGCTGACACCCCCTCTCCCACCAGCAACTCCCTGCCTGCCATCACGGTGCTGCCCACTAGCTGGCACTGGGTGGAGGGCAGTCAGCGGCCCGAGGACCACGGCATCAAGGTGGAGCACGTCTATGAGGTAGGACAGGCACCCGCAGGTGCTCAGGGGatgtcctctctgtccctgccccggTGCTGGGCGTTACCCCACCGTCCTCCTACAGCTCCACAACAAAGGTCCCGGCACCGTCAGCGGGGTCACTCTGAGCCTCGCCGTCCCTCACCTGCTGGGCGGCCGTGTCCTGCTCTACCTGCTGGAACTGGGCACCGGGGGCGGCATGAACTGCTCCCACCACCCCGCCCTCAACCCCGCCCAGGTAGGGGCTGTGGGACCGCTGTCCGTCGGCGGGCGCTGGGATATGCCAAGAGGTgggtgtcacccctgtgtccccttcCAGCTGGGGATCTCCGCTCCGACGGCCGCAGCGCCCGGGAACGGCACCCACCAGCGGGAGCGCCgggaggcggagccgcccgcgggagccgggctgggggaCTTCGTCCGTGTGGTGAGCGGGTGAC
This Catharus ustulatus isolate bCatUst1 chromosome 23, bCatUst1.pri.v2, whole genome shotgun sequence DNA region includes the following protein-coding sequences:
- the ITGA2B gene encoding integrin alpha-IIb, yielding MGLLRVLLFLGGLRLPPTLGLLQDPPTIYEGPPGSYFGFALDFHMSEGSPSVAVGAPRANTSQPGVVEPGAVFLCSWPPDKTSCHPLPIDTEGDESEIQGALELHTYKSYQWLGASVTSWNGTLVVCAPLQHWNAMEGQQEAFRTPTGTCFVWRPGQQRTVWYSPCRGQTMASTYREWKYVHDNRYCEIGFSAAVTPAGTLVLGAPGGYYFTGLVYSVELDDILRRFQNNTLLWLGAPGRPTELMSWAFEDGYRGYSVAVGEFDGNPKTKEYVVGVPNKRNTIGEVEIFTAGNTLRWLRGIPSEQVASYFGHTVAVADVDGDGRDDLLVGAPLYMARSSDGQRSELGRLYVYLGRGRQPLTGPPQTVTGIHPYGRFAAAIASLGDLDKDGFGDVAVGAPQGGDSGSGQVFIFRGQSEGLAPVPTQRLNSPFPGPAAFGFALRGATDLDGNGYADLLVGAYGAAKVAVYQGLPVVVAQIQLSVPDGLHPENLNCDLSNSSVRVSCFHVVFCVSVRGQHLPQSIHLEAELQLDRLKPRPSRRVLLLKGHQSSKQKELVVAPGTPPVCSNLTAYLRDKAEFKDKLSPVALSVALTLPKESPGLVLYGRTLVQAQTHIILDDCGDDNLCVPDLHLAADTPSQRLLIGEEAALTLRANATNAGEGAFEAELRVQLPPGTHYQAARSTIPGQEKLSCNPKKENGTYMVLCELGNPMKAGARITVDMELSVSGLEDMGEAISFHLQLQSKNSLSHSNASVTVTVPVEAEAEMELRGNSLPAITVLPTSWHWVEGSQRPEDHGIKVEHVYELHNKGPGTVSGVTLSLAVPHLLGGRVLLYLLELGTGGGMNCSHHPALNPAQLGISAPTAAAPGNGTHQRERREAEPPAGAGLGDFVRVDCDNATCVDITCHVPSLGKDQRALVSVHALLWMDTLQQREHLLTQFLIQSQAWFNTSAMPYRVQPKVLPTGKAQTDTRVVRASLGGEGAVPVWWVVLGVLAGLLLLTLLILLMWKMGFFKRMRPPAEGDTQEEPGQAQEPGSAQEPGSAQD